One region of Streptomyces davaonensis JCM 4913 genomic DNA includes:
- a CDS encoding putative bifunctional diguanylate cyclase/phosphodiesterase, translating into MSGTSEGPAPAADLIGPAVTESNEGSSSRTGPHDRPVSDPDATPSSFRSAFDAAPLAMAVVDREGLVTGANPALGDLLGSSPQALAGAVAADLVDLTSDARTWHAYREVLRGRQARLRCTRRLKHPDGHCLWVQVAIAPLPAAERGGVLLSVADISARRELQARLRHLQNHDPVTRLPNRTLFFERLSAALEAEAYEEGTGRIGLCYLDLDGFKAINDTLGHRVGDRLLAAVAERLTRCADEAGYARASTPLVARLGGDEFALLVEDSTGTEQVADLAESVLGALQAPFDISGRRLSVSASIGVVERHAAGTSPTALMQAADTTLYWAKADGKDRWTLFDPERNAHRMTRQALASTLRPAIERGEFVLEYQPLVGMEDGRLRGVEALVRWDHPQFGLLTPNRFIGLAEEDGSIVPLGRWVLATACRQARGWQLAHPDEPPLFVSVNVAVRQVWDSDLVADVAQTLAETGLAPHLLQLELTESAVMGSGGRPQQALQALSDMGVRIAIDDFGTGYSNLAYLSRLPVSVLKLDGSFVKGFQYDGEGIAPNPADEVVVEAMIQLAHRLGLTVTAECVETSAQASRLRRIGCDTGQGWLYSRPVTADRISELLRSPRGQAAVGKS; encoded by the coding sequence GTGAGCGGAACGTCCGAAGGGCCGGCGCCCGCGGCAGATCTCATCGGGCCGGCCGTCACAGAGAGTAATGAAGGCTCGTCTTCACGTACCGGTCCGCACGATCGGCCGGTATCCGACCCCGACGCCACGCCCTCCTCCTTCCGGTCCGCCTTCGACGCCGCCCCGTTGGCGATGGCCGTCGTGGACCGTGAGGGCCTGGTCACCGGCGCCAACCCGGCCCTCGGCGACCTGCTCGGCAGCTCGCCCCAGGCGCTGGCCGGGGCGGTCGCCGCCGATCTGGTGGACCTGACGTCGGATGCCCGGACCTGGCACGCCTACCGCGAGGTCCTGCGCGGTCGGCAGGCGCGGCTGCGCTGCACGCGTCGGCTGAAGCACCCCGACGGGCACTGCCTGTGGGTGCAGGTCGCCATCGCGCCACTGCCCGCCGCGGAGCGGGGCGGGGTGCTGCTGTCGGTCGCCGACATCAGCGCCCGGCGTGAACTCCAGGCCCGCTTGCGGCACTTGCAGAACCACGATCCGGTGACCCGGCTGCCCAACCGCACCCTGTTCTTCGAGCGGCTCTCGGCCGCGCTGGAGGCGGAGGCGTACGAGGAGGGCACCGGGCGGATCGGGCTGTGCTACCTCGACCTCGACGGCTTCAAGGCGATCAACGACACGCTCGGACACCGGGTGGGCGACCGCCTGTTGGCGGCCGTCGCGGAACGGCTGACGCGGTGCGCGGACGAGGCGGGGTACGCCCGCGCGAGCACCCCGTTGGTGGCGCGGCTCGGCGGGGACGAGTTCGCGCTGCTGGTGGAGGACTCCACGGGCACCGAACAGGTCGCCGATCTCGCCGAGTCGGTACTCGGGGCGCTCCAGGCGCCGTTCGACATCTCCGGGCGGCGGCTGTCGGTGTCGGCGTCGATCGGGGTGGTTGAGCGGCACGCGGCCGGGACCAGCCCCACCGCGCTGATGCAGGCCGCCGACACCACGCTGTACTGGGCGAAGGCCGACGGCAAGGACCGCTGGACCCTCTTCGACCCCGAGCGCAACGCGCACCGGATGACCCGTCAGGCGCTGGCCTCCACGCTCCGACCGGCCATCGAGCGCGGGGAGTTCGTGCTGGAGTACCAGCCGCTGGTGGGGATGGAGGACGGGCGGCTGCGCGGGGTGGAGGCGCTGGTGCGCTGGGATCACCCGCAGTTCGGACTGCTGACGCCGAATCGGTTCATCGGACTGGCCGAGGAGGACGGGTCGATCGTGCCGCTGGGGCGTTGGGTACTGGCCACCGCCTGTCGTCAGGCGCGGGGCTGGCAGTTGGCCCATCCGGACGAGCCGCCGCTCTTCGTCAGCGTCAATGTGGCGGTGCGTCAGGTCTGGGACTCCGACCTGGTGGCGGATGTGGCGCAGACCCTCGCGGAGACCGGGCTCGCCCCCCATCTGCTCCAGCTGGAGCTGACCGAGTCGGCGGTGATGGGCTCCGGCGGGCGACCGCAGCAGGCGCTCCAGGCGCTGAGCGACATGGGCGTACGGATCGCCATCGACGACTTCGGCACGGGGTACTCGAACCTGGCGTACCTCAGCCGGCTGCCGGTGTCCGTACTGAAGCTGGACGGCTCCTTCGTGAAGGGTTTCCAGTACGACGGTGAGGGCATCGCGCCGAATCCGGCCGACGAGGTCGTCGTGGAGGCCATGATCCAGCTCGCGCACCGGCTGGGGCTCACCGTGACCGCGGAGTGCGTGGAGACCTCGGCGCAGGCGTCCCGGCTGCGGCGGATCGGCTGCGACACCGGCCAGGGGTGGCTGTACTCCCGGCCGGTGACGGCGGATCGTATCTCCGAGCTGCTGCGGTCGCCGAGAGGTCAGGCGGCGGTCGGCAAGTCGTAG
- a CDS encoding AAA family ATPase yields MTAVFDPGAAAAQATDAILADTLHGTHRGVVVDSPPGAGKSTLVVRAALELAEAGRPLMVVAQTNAQVDDLVLRLAEKNPDLPVGRLHSSDADPYDKALDGLPNVRKSAKAADLTGLPVTLSTAAKWAHVKVDEPWRHAIVDEAYQMRSDALLAVAGLFERALFVGDPGQLDPFAIVGSDQWAGLSYDPSGSAVTTLLAHNPELPQHRLPVSWRLPASAAPLVSDAFYPYTPFRSGTGHDDRRLTFAVPSDGSGPDRVIDEAAESGWGLLELPARHTPRTDPEAVSAVAAVVRRLLDRGGAATSERSPDPAPLTAERVAVGTAHRDQAAAVRAALADLGVHDVTVDTANRLQGREYDVTVVLHPLSGRPDATAFHLETGRLCVLASRHRHACIMICRAGVSDLLDDYPSTEPVQLGTVVKFPDGWEANHAVLARLAEHRVPWRP; encoded by the coding sequence GTGACCGCCGTGTTCGATCCGGGCGCGGCCGCCGCGCAGGCCACCGACGCGATCCTCGCCGACACCCTGCACGGCACCCATCGCGGCGTCGTCGTGGACTCCCCGCCCGGTGCCGGGAAGTCCACGCTGGTGGTGCGCGCGGCGCTGGAACTGGCCGAGGCGGGGCGCCCGCTGATGGTGGTGGCGCAGACCAACGCCCAGGTCGACGACCTGGTGCTGCGCCTCGCCGAGAAGAACCCGGACCTGCCGGTGGGCCGCCTGCACAGCAGCGACGCCGACCCGTACGACAAGGCGCTGGACGGCCTGCCGAACGTCCGCAAGTCCGCGAAGGCGGCCGACCTGACCGGCCTCCCGGTCACCCTCTCCACGGCCGCGAAGTGGGCGCATGTGAAGGTCGACGAGCCGTGGCGGCACGCGATCGTGGACGAGGCGTACCAGATGCGCTCGGACGCGCTGCTGGCCGTGGCCGGGCTGTTCGAGCGGGCGCTGTTCGTGGGCGACCCGGGCCAGCTGGACCCGTTCGCGATCGTCGGCAGCGACCAGTGGGCGGGCCTGTCGTACGACCCCTCGGGCTCCGCGGTGACGACCCTGCTCGCACACAATCCCGAGCTGCCCCAGCACAGGCTGCCGGTGTCCTGGCGGCTGCCGGCATCGGCGGCGCCACTGGTCTCGGACGCGTTCTACCCGTACACGCCCTTCCGCAGCGGCACCGGCCACGACGACCGCCGCCTCACCTTCGCCGTCCCCTCCGACGGTTCAGGGCCGGATCGTGTGATCGACGAGGCGGCCGAGTCCGGCTGGGGCCTGCTGGAGCTGCCCGCCCGGCACACCCCGCGCACGGACCCGGAGGCGGTGAGCGCGGTGGCGGCGGTCGTACGGCGGCTGCTCGACCGGGGTGGCGCGGCCACGTCGGAGCGCTCGCCGGACCCGGCGCCGCTGACCGCGGAGCGGGTCGCCGTCGGCACCGCGCACCGCGACCAGGCGGCGGCGGTCCGGGCGGCGCTGGCGGACCTGGGCGTCCACGACGTCACCGTCGACACGGCGAACCGCCTCCAGGGCCGCGAGTACGACGTCACGGTGGTCCTGCACCCCCTGTCCGGTCGCCCCGACGCCACCGCCTTCCACCTGGAGACGGGCCGCCTCTGCGTCCTGGCCTCCCGCCACCGCCACGCCTGCATCATGATCTGCCGAGCAGGCGTGAGCGACCTCCTGGACGACTATCCGTCGACGGAACCGGTCCAGCTCGGAACGGTGGTGAAGTTCCCTGACGGCTGGGAGGCGAACCATGCGGTGCTGGCGCGACTGGCCGAGCACCGGGTGCCCTGGCGGCCGTGA
- a CDS encoding phosphatase PAP2 family protein, translated as MPHAETPGLLAAPRNRLRWWTELPLILLVYACYSAGRLLARGDVTSAVDHGLAILRVEKLLFLNAENPLNRLFTREPWLGVPADFWYASLHYLVTPVILVWVFRSRAVHYRVARTWLMTSTFIGLIGFTLLPTCPPRLLSPTYGFVDTMAYYSSYGWWGGDASAPKGLGGLTNQYAAMPSLHCGWALWCGVMLWRYGGNRLTKIAAVVYPTVTVIVVMGTANHYFLDAVAGVAVMGAGLLLTPYVLRCADRVRARFEGRGSLVAASSARASSEATGTASSAASPAAEASIVSGGCQTSAGERFPRQRESRFEPGAEPGASPTDAGDGAPATAR; from the coding sequence ATGCCGCACGCCGAGACACCAGGCCTTTTGGCGGCACCACGAAACCGCCTGCGCTGGTGGACGGAGCTGCCGCTGATCCTTCTGGTGTACGCGTGTTACTCGGCGGGCCGGCTCCTGGCTCGCGGCGACGTCACCTCGGCCGTGGACCACGGCCTGGCGATCCTGCGTGTCGAGAAGCTGCTGTTCCTCAACGCCGAGAACCCGCTGAACCGTCTCTTCACCCGCGAGCCCTGGCTGGGCGTGCCGGCGGACTTCTGGTACGCCTCGCTGCACTATCTGGTCACCCCGGTGATCCTGGTCTGGGTCTTCCGGTCCCGCGCCGTGCACTACCGCGTCGCCCGCACCTGGCTGATGACGTCCACCTTCATCGGCCTGATCGGCTTCACCCTGCTGCCGACCTGCCCGCCCCGGCTGCTCTCCCCGACCTACGGCTTCGTGGACACGATGGCCTACTACAGCTCGTACGGCTGGTGGGGCGGCGACGCCAGCGCCCCGAAGGGCCTCGGCGGACTGACCAACCAGTACGCGGCGATGCCGAGCCTGCACTGCGGCTGGGCGCTGTGGTGCGGGGTGATGCTGTGGCGGTACGGCGGGAACCGCCTCACGAAAATCGCCGCGGTCGTCTATCCGACGGTGACGGTGATCGTGGTCATGGGCACCGCGAACCACTACTTCCTCGACGCGGTCGCGGGCGTGGCCGTGATGGGCGCCGGACTGCTGCTCACGCCTTACGTCCTGCGCTGCGCCGACCGGGTCCGGGCGCGCTTCGAGGGCCGCGGCTCGCTGGTCGCGGCGAGCTCGGCACGGGCGTCCTCCGAGGCGACCGGCACGGCGTCCTCGGCCGCATCTCCCGCCGCAGAAGCCTCGATTGTCAGTGGCGGATGCCAGACTTCCGCGGGTGAGCGATTTCCACGGCAGCGCGAGTCACGGTTCGAGCCCGGAGCCGAACCGGGTGCCTCCCCCACGGACGCGGGGGACGGCGCTCCGGCAACGGCTCGCTGA
- a CDS encoding histidine phosphatase family protein, with protein MAPRILLARHGQTEWSLSGKHTGRTDVPLLEEGRRGAKLLGERLHRAPLDGLPGVEVRTSPLVRARETCELAGFGERAAEWDTLMEWDYGAYEGLTPDEIQSLRPGWLIWRDGVPEGESLSDVTTRADEVVSWARSADRDVLIFAHGHILRSIGARWLGLPLDFAARIRLNPTSLSVLGWAYGEPALENWNDVGHLAG; from the coding sequence ATGGCACCGCGCATTCTGCTGGCCCGGCACGGACAGACCGAGTGGTCGCTGTCCGGCAAGCACACGGGGCGAACGGATGTGCCACTGCTGGAGGAGGGGCGCCGCGGGGCCAAGTTGCTCGGCGAGCGGCTGCACCGGGCGCCGCTGGACGGGCTGCCCGGGGTGGAGGTGCGGACCAGCCCGCTCGTACGCGCGCGTGAGACGTGCGAGCTGGCCGGGTTCGGGGAGCGGGCCGCCGAGTGGGACACGCTGATGGAGTGGGACTACGGCGCCTACGAGGGCCTGACCCCGGACGAGATCCAGTCCCTGCGCCCCGGCTGGCTGATCTGGCGGGACGGCGTCCCCGAGGGCGAGAGCCTCTCCGACGTCACCACGCGGGCGGACGAGGTGGTGTCCTGGGCGCGCTCCGCCGACCGCGACGTCCTGATCTTCGCCCATGGCCACATCCTGCGCTCCATAGGCGCCCGCTGGCTGGGCCTGCCCCTGGACTTCGCGGCCCGCATCCGCCTGAACCCGACCTCCCTGTCGGTTCTGGGCTGGGCCTACGGGGAGCCCGCGCTGGAGAACTGGAACGACGTGGGGCATCTGGCGGGCTGA
- a CDS encoding M6 family metalloprotease domain-containing protein: MSREPLPEVHVPRQLPLGEVTRATFRGLGGRLREWPRLRTTAALFTTMSALAATSLVSAPSVAEPFAAAPCALKRTDAHHSEGLDTWNAAYPRPSTSLDAVMVFLSFPDSLPLTSPAELTADHFPTTSRFFERASYGRFALRPHPLRDWIRMPRPSTAYAIQRDWNPAHRTAYLRDALSAADSRVDFSRYDVVYFVADPDAPGVDSDATKVVNLDAPLSADGAEIRRVVTVFEQHPPDRLVLAHETGHVFDLPDLYHRPVDGQGDWDTHVGDWDLMGSQFGLAPDLFAWHKWKLGWLNPRQVTCVRERGGRRLTLEPLGAGPGVAVAGLAGAPAFGLGGGTKLAVVRTGADSALAFEARGRVGNDAEACRDGVLVYRVSSGAESGRGPVEVIDAHPRTEACWEDSVYPALADAPVGLGESFTVPGEGVRVEVEGRTASGAWTVRIVTG; encoded by the coding sequence GTGTCCCGCGAACCGCTCCCGGAGGTCCACGTGCCGCGTCAGCTCCCGCTCGGGGAAGTCACCCGTGCGACGTTCCGGGGGCTCGGCGGCCGACTGCGGGAGTGGCCCCGACTGCGCACCACCGCCGCCCTGTTCACCACGATGTCCGCGCTCGCCGCAACCTCCCTGGTCTCCGCCCCCTCGGTCGCCGAGCCCTTCGCGGCGGCGCCCTGCGCCCTGAAGCGCACCGACGCCCACCACTCGGAGGGCCTGGACACCTGGAACGCCGCCTATCCGCGCCCGTCCACCTCGCTGGACGCGGTGATGGTCTTCCTGTCCTTCCCCGACTCGCTCCCGCTGACCAGCCCCGCCGAGCTGACCGCGGACCACTTCCCGACCACGAGCCGTTTCTTCGAACGCGCCTCCTACGGCCGTTTCGCCTTGCGCCCGCACCCGCTCCGGGACTGGATCCGGATGCCCCGCCCTTCCACGGCGTACGCCATACAGCGCGACTGGAACCCGGCGCACCGGACCGCCTATCTGCGCGACGCCCTCTCGGCGGCCGACAGCCGGGTGGACTTCTCGCGCTATGACGTCGTCTACTTCGTCGCCGACCCGGACGCGCCCGGGGTGGACTCCGACGCCACGAAAGTCGTCAACCTGGACGCCCCGCTGAGCGCCGACGGTGCCGAGATCCGCCGGGTGGTCACGGTCTTCGAGCAGCATCCCCCGGACCGTCTCGTCCTCGCCCACGAGACGGGCCATGTCTTCGACCTGCCGGACCTCTACCACCGCCCGGTGGACGGTCAGGGCGACTGGGACACCCACGTGGGCGACTGGGACCTGATGGGCAGCCAGTTCGGGCTCGCCCCCGACCTGTTCGCCTGGCACAAGTGGAAGCTCGGCTGGCTGAATCCCCGCCAGGTGACCTGTGTCCGGGAACGGGGCGGCAGGCGGCTCACCCTGGAGCCCCTCGGGGCCGGGCCCGGTGTCGCGGTGGCCGGCTTGGCGGGGGCGCCCGCCTTCGGCCTCGGCGGCGGCACCAAGCTCGCGGTGGTGCGCACCGGCGCGGACAGCGCGCTCGCCTTCGAGGCGCGCGGCCGGGTCGGCAACGACGCGGAGGCCTGCCGGGACGGCGTCCTCGTCTACCGCGTGAGCAGCGGCGCCGAGTCCGGCCGCGGCCCGGTCGAGGTCATCGACGCCCACCCCCGCACCGAGGCCTGCTGGGAGGACTCCGTCTACCCGGCCCTGGCAGACGCCCCCGTCGGCCTGGGCGAGAGCTTCACGGTGCCGGGGGAGGGGGTCCGGGTGGAGGTGGAGGGGAGGACGGCTTCGGGGGCCTGGACGGTGCGGATCGTTACGGGGTAG
- a CDS encoding bifunctional DNA primase/polymerase has product MSSCLDATGVTPDGAAWLASAGTYPRTTLAFWEERPDAPVVLPCGTVFDVVSTPAMFGRRMLDRLWDDGPGSSPVAVFRGRMLLFAGPGTAQRLPSLLGWEEFGRTENIPPLLCHGNGDAVTVPAPSGAPAPAPSGSRWLVAPDTRHPWLPGPEILLWAAVRAARAAVRISIFPPADHDAKVYDVSRRR; this is encoded by the coding sequence ATGAGCAGTTGCCTCGACGCCACGGGCGTCACCCCGGACGGAGCCGCCTGGCTGGCCTCGGCAGGAACGTATCCGCGCACCACCCTGGCGTTCTGGGAGGAACGGCCGGACGCCCCCGTCGTCCTGCCCTGCGGAACCGTGTTCGACGTGGTGAGCACCCCCGCGATGTTCGGGCGCCGGATGCTCGACCGGCTCTGGGACGACGGCCCGGGTTCCAGCCCGGTGGCGGTGTTCCGGGGCCGGATGCTGCTGTTCGCCGGCCCCGGCACGGCCCAGCGGCTGCCCTCGCTGCTCGGCTGGGAGGAGTTCGGCCGCACCGAGAACATCCCGCCCCTGCTGTGCCACGGCAACGGCGACGCGGTGACCGTCCCGGCCCCGTCCGGCGCCCCCGCGCCCGCCCCCTCCGGCTCCCGCTGGTTAGTGGCCCCGGACACCCGCCACCCCTGGCTGCCGGGCCCCGAGATCCTGCTCTGGGCGGCCGTCCGGGCGGCCCGCGCGGCCGTGCGGATATCGATTTTTCCTCCCGCCGACCATGATGCTAAGGTCTACGACGTCAGCAGGCGCCGCTAG